In the genome of Myxococcus stipitatus, one region contains:
- a CDS encoding TonB-dependent receptor domain-containing protein: MKFHRDVVRVLLLVALWPGLAWTQGLPSPATGSREVEVELQNQDGGTALSAEDAKRLGLAPDSSDTQLVPPTLVTPSPAAWPEGLEGTPGEVVLELLVSTEGTVADIQVVAAPQEPRLTEAARQAASGLRFTPATLAGAPVAVRLPFIYRFEPPAAPVPAATARLTGEVRARGTRRPVADATLFVDGSTEPVGAVDAEGRFAVELSPGPHKVEVRAPGHQPGQFEETLAEGQSLQVIYRLQPGRVNPYETVVRDDRPRTEVTRITLHEQEIREVPGTLGDPFRVVMLMPGVGSLASGISYPVVRGSQPAATGFFLDGVRIPMLYHLLLGPAVVHPDFIDTVDFFPGTPPVQYGRVLGGAVEGRLSRPREDRLHFTAYADLLNSGGFIEYPFESTGTSVSVAGRISYSALLITVGSKLATGSSDAGVYANFWDYQARIEQKVGQGRLRLFALGSSDSVGSTPGTDYEGDLGVGIASRFHRADLRLLHPLAEGELEVGTTVGVDAMGLVGEESYQRPNGAGMGRREVGEYGMNQVSFSARTSWKRRLHETLELIVGGDVEHRRAATKMTGTGIPPGTRPEDSADPLKRPSSLATFSGAYATVTWLPSEAWVLQPGVRVDSYHLSPGIQHTVVEPRLSVRRRLTETLVVKGGAGLFHQPPTVLLHLPAVDTASLRYGLQEGVQLDVGAEWKAMEGLELSGDVFYNPISRAVELDLQQVAENRRRGGVGATSPASSGYAYGFELMARHPLGRDWFGWVSYSFLQSKRRVRIDRYGDDNRVVGSEKVTLPFAFEQAHVLNAAVSYKFGNNWTVGTVFHFNTGRPEAGEITSLTQRLVTRPDGEQQWVRQDRDRAERLDSFFRVDLRVAKSWAMEDFTLDAYLDVLNVSAQKEVVAYEYGFSFATNAAERKPTHIPIILPLFGLKGTY; encoded by the coding sequence ATGAAGTTTCATCGTGACGTCGTCCGTGTCCTCCTGCTGGTGGCCCTCTGGCCTGGCCTCGCGTGGACACAAGGCCTTCCCTCGCCCGCGACCGGGTCGCGCGAGGTGGAGGTCGAGCTCCAGAACCAGGACGGAGGCACCGCGCTCTCCGCCGAGGACGCGAAGCGGCTGGGCCTCGCCCCCGACAGCAGTGACACCCAGCTGGTGCCCCCCACGCTGGTGACGCCCTCTCCCGCCGCCTGGCCCGAGGGCCTGGAGGGCACCCCGGGCGAGGTCGTGCTGGAGCTGCTCGTCAGCACCGAGGGCACCGTCGCCGACATCCAGGTCGTCGCCGCGCCCCAGGAGCCTCGGCTCACCGAGGCCGCGCGCCAGGCCGCATCGGGACTGCGCTTCACCCCCGCCACGCTGGCCGGCGCCCCCGTCGCGGTGCGCCTGCCCTTCATCTACCGCTTCGAGCCCCCCGCCGCCCCCGTCCCCGCCGCCACCGCGCGCCTCACGGGCGAAGTGCGCGCGCGAGGCACCCGCCGCCCCGTGGCCGACGCCACCCTCTTCGTCGACGGCAGCACCGAGCCCGTGGGCGCCGTGGACGCAGAGGGCCGCTTCGCCGTGGAGCTGAGCCCCGGTCCCCACAAGGTCGAGGTGCGCGCCCCCGGACACCAGCCCGGCCAGTTCGAGGAGACCCTCGCCGAGGGCCAGTCCCTCCAGGTCATCTACCGGCTCCAGCCCGGCCGCGTGAATCCCTACGAGACGGTGGTGCGCGATGACCGGCCTCGCACCGAGGTGACGCGCATCACCCTGCACGAGCAGGAGATTCGCGAGGTGCCCGGCACGCTGGGCGACCCCTTCCGCGTCGTGATGCTCATGCCCGGCGTGGGCAGCCTCGCCTCGGGCATCAGCTATCCGGTGGTGCGCGGCAGTCAGCCGGCCGCCACCGGCTTCTTCCTCGATGGCGTGCGCATCCCCATGCTGTACCACCTGCTGCTGGGGCCCGCGGTGGTGCACCCGGACTTCATCGACACCGTCGACTTCTTCCCGGGCACGCCGCCGGTGCAGTACGGCCGCGTCCTGGGGGGCGCGGTGGAGGGCCGGCTGAGCCGTCCTCGCGAGGACCGGCTGCACTTCACCGCGTACGCGGACCTGCTCAACAGCGGCGGCTTCATCGAGTACCCGTTCGAGAGCACCGGCACCTCCGTCAGCGTCGCGGGCCGCATCAGCTACTCCGCGCTGCTGATAACGGTGGGCTCCAAGCTCGCGACGGGCTCCAGCGACGCGGGCGTGTACGCCAACTTCTGGGACTACCAGGCGCGCATCGAGCAGAAGGTGGGCCAGGGCCGGCTGCGCCTGTTCGCCCTGGGCAGCTCCGACAGCGTGGGCTCCACGCCCGGCACGGACTACGAGGGAGACCTGGGCGTCGGCATCGCCTCCCGCTTCCACCGGGCGGACCTGCGGCTGCTCCATCCCCTCGCGGAGGGCGAGCTGGAGGTGGGCACCACCGTGGGCGTCGACGCCATGGGCCTCGTCGGCGAGGAGTCGTACCAGCGCCCCAACGGCGCGGGCATGGGCCGCCGCGAGGTGGGCGAGTACGGGATGAACCAGGTGAGCTTCTCCGCGCGCACCAGCTGGAAGCGCCGGCTGCATGAGACGCTGGAGCTCATCGTGGGCGGTGACGTGGAGCACCGGCGCGCCGCCACGAAGATGACGGGCACGGGCATTCCTCCCGGCACGCGGCCGGAGGACTCGGCCGACCCGCTCAAGCGCCCTTCCTCGCTGGCGACCTTCTCCGGCGCGTACGCCACCGTGACGTGGCTGCCTTCGGAGGCGTGGGTGCTCCAGCCCGGCGTGCGCGTGGACAGCTACCACTTGTCACCGGGCATCCAGCACACCGTGGTGGAGCCGCGCCTGTCCGTCCGCCGACGCCTCACGGAGACGCTCGTGGTGAAGGGCGGCGCGGGCCTGTTCCACCAGCCGCCCACCGTGCTGCTGCACCTGCCCGCCGTGGACACCGCGAGCCTTCGCTATGGCCTCCAGGAGGGAGTCCAGCTCGACGTCGGCGCCGAGTGGAAGGCGATGGAGGGATTGGAGCTGAGCGGCGACGTCTTCTACAACCCCATCTCCCGCGCGGTGGAGCTGGACCTGCAACAGGTCGCGGAGAACCGCCGGCGCGGAGGCGTGGGCGCGACGTCACCCGCCTCGAGCGGATATGCGTATGGCTTCGAGCTGATGGCCCGGCACCCGCTGGGCCGCGACTGGTTCGGCTGGGTCTCCTACAGCTTCCTCCAGAGCAAGCGCCGCGTGCGCATCGACCGGTATGGAGATGACAACCGCGTGGTGGGCTCGGAGAAGGTCACCCTCCCCTTCGCCTTCGAGCAGGCCCACGTGCTCAACGCGGCGGTCAGCTACAAGTTCGGCAACAACTGGACGGTGGGCACGGTGTTCCACTTCAACACCGGTCGCCCGGAGGCCGGTGAAATCACCAGCCTCACGCAGCGGCTCGTCACCCGGCCCGACGGAGAGCAGCAATGGGTGCGGCAGGACCGGGACCGGGCCGAGCGTCTGGACTCCTTCTTCCGCGTGGACCTGCGTGTCGCCAAGTCGTGGGCCATGGAGGACTTCACGCTCGACGCCTACCTGGACGTCCTCAACGTGTCGGCCCAGAAGGAAGTCGTGGCCTACGAGTATGGCTTCAGCTTCGCCACCAACGCCGCCGAGCGGAAGCCCACCCACATCCCCATCATCCTCCCCCTGTTCGGCCTGAAGGGGACCTACTGA